The following is a genomic window from Leptospira selangorensis.
AGCCGGAAAGGTAAAGATCACTAAAACTGTTGGGAATTCCATCAAAACCTTAGATATCTTAGAACAAGGAGATATCTTCGGAGAGATGGCTATCTTAGAAGAACAACCCAGAAGTGCGACCGCAATCGCAATCTCGGAAGTGAAAGTTCTGAACTTCAATAGAGCAAACTTTGAACTATTGATGACCAAAAATCCCACACTCGCACTTAAGATCCTCACAATCTTCTCCGTCAGAATTTACGACGCAAAACGAAGATTACTCATTCTATTATTGGATGATATCATCGGAAAAGTAGCCGACGTATTCTTGATGTTGTATGAAAAGATGCATACACATACCGAGTTCAAAGAAGTCGTACTCAACGTTACCGTAGAAGACGTGGCAGATTGGTGTGCCCAACCTGTGGGCGAAGTCCAGAAGGTCGTGAACCAATTCGCTAAAAGCGGTAAAATCGAGATATACTCCGACAAAATCGTAATTCACAATATTAACGACTTCCAGAGAATAGTCTCCCAGAAGCGCAAACCTTCTTAACAGAATACCGGCGTTCTAAAGATAAAGGTCCCGTAGCTCAGGTGGACAGAGCAGAAGTTTCCTAAACTTTTGGTCGGAGGTTCGAATCCTCTCGGGGCCACCATCAAACCATGGCAGATTCCCAAGACAACGTTCTGAACCTACTCAAGAAATCGGAAGAATTTCTAAAAAAGAAAAACATACCTTCCGCAAGATTGGATGCCGAGATATTACTCGCAGATCT
Proteins encoded in this region:
- a CDS encoding Crp/Fnr family transcriptional regulator → MDLMLESMFSKFGKTFEPNQIIFCENEPGNDFFLIQAGKVKITKTVGNSIKTLDILEQGDIFGEMAILEEQPRSATAIAISEVKVLNFNRANFELLMTKNPTLALKILTIFSVRIYDAKRRLLILLLDDIIGKVADVFLMLYEKMHTHTEFKEVVLNVTVEDVADWCAQPVGEVQKVVNQFAKSGKIEIYSDKIVIHNINDFQRIVSQKRKPS